The following nucleotide sequence is from Ailuropoda melanoleuca isolate Jingjing chromosome 12, ASM200744v2, whole genome shotgun sequence.
cctgcttgtgctctctctctgtcaaataaaaaaacaatcttcAATAGGGACACAAGGAGAAAAGATCAAAAGGTCTCAAGATGAGGGTGATGATTGAGCTGTCCTTATCAGCTCAGATTGTGCACGCGGAGCAAATTCCACGGGGCACAATGTAGCTTCCGGGATAACTGAGGAAGGATGAGGATGAAGGGAAGCTTCAGAGGGCCTTTATATTGCCGGAGGAGGCCCCTCTCAAGCACTGGCACTAACCTCATCAGCTCTACACAATCCAGTTTGATCTAATCATCCCCCAAGATATAAAGGGATCACTTACTTCCTGTTtacttttcctctgcatttttgttttaccACGCCTGTATGTATCTGATAGCATCAACCATTATTTGATAAGTTTCATTCCAAAGCATTTAAGAAACTTTAACATATACGTATATACTTTTAAAGCTATATATTACTTCCTGCAAGTGCAAGATACGTATACACGTCAACAGACTGATTAATTCTGTATCATGACACTTCTCTCTACTGTTTCTGGAAAATCCCCTTTTTACGCATATACCTCTAGTTCATTCCGTTTCACCACTGTTGGGTATTTACTTGTGTCGACGAACTGGACTTTATGGTTTTAATCTCTGATCCTATTCATGGGCATTTGTTGTTTCTAGTATTTTCCTGCCACTGGCAATGCTGCCGTGAACATACTTGGGATATGTTCTTGTTTGCTATGATCCTCCCTGTTGCTACAAACAGAAAGTAAGGAACTAAATTCCCGCATCATGGTGCTCATGCATCTTCAtgtttaaacagatttttaaaaacttttttaagattgtacttatttattttgagagaatgagagagagagcccaagagcaaggtgaggggcagagggaaaagcagactaccccctgagcagagagcccaatggagggctcgatcccggggctccaggatcatgacctgagccaaaagcagacgcttaaccaactaagccacccaggcgcccccatgtgtCTTCCTGTTTAGCGACCATAATGTCCCCTGAAGTGGTTAAGCCAATCACACCCACACTAATCCTGGAGGCGAGTCTTCAATTCCCCATATCATTGCTACACCTGGTAATGTATGAATTTTCACTACTGGTACGTATGTGAAATGCCCgtgattttatttccatttgttttattatcAGCAACGCTGtatgtaacataaaatattcATAGGTTTACTAACTGAtgaattgtcttttttaatttcttttccaattCATTGTGGATTGTTTTTCTTTCGTTTTAATGGGTAGACATTAGTTTTTATGTATCCTGGATATATTTCTGGGTGATGGGAATCGCAAGTATGTGCTTCCATTTTgtaactaaaattatattttcagacaGAAGGTACCAGTTTCAGTGATATAATAAGTAATAGTAATGTAGAACTTTGTTTAGATCCTGAttcagaaaaacaattaaaagaatgtgtttgaaaaaaaaatgtgttggaaTAATTTGGGAGAATGTGAATAATGAACTGGGTATTAGATGAtattaagcaatttaaaaataggggcacctggctggctcagtcagtaaagaatgggactcttgatctcagggttgtaagtttgagccctacattggatgcagaggttacttaaaaataaaatctttaaaataaaaaataaattaaaaataattatgtgttgTGATAGCCTGGGAGTCTTCTCATTATCTCTTATATCcttgaataattatttattagagGTGAATCTTAATGGCTCACAACTTGTTTATTAGAGAAATACAGAATTCTAGGATTTGCATCAAAGATTTCCAGCTCCATTTACCACACAACCCCCATCCCAAAGGAAAAGTTTGGAGTGGATGATACAAGGCTGGTAAAACGCTGACATATTTTGAAGTGATCTTAAGGGTAAACAGAGATTcgttgtattttctttaattgtgTGAATGCTTGAAATTTCCACATTAAaagctctaaaaaataatattgggAAATTATCTTCACCATTAATTATGTTTAGTTCTTTGCTggcttcatttttatataaagatgTATCTGTCAGATATACTCATAGGTAAGATTGACTTGTAAATTTTACTACAGAGACATCCAGTCCTTAAAGATTCTTGCTCTCTTTTGCCAAGAAGGGGAACATGGGAGAGAAACACTCCATTTGCGTAATGGGTCTggtagacatttttttaagatctgaTTTTCCTGTGACTTATACAGAATGAAATTATCAGCGAGAAGAATACTGAAAACATGCTTTTCATAGATATGGAAGAAACCCTTCTGGTGAGCCTACATAATCCTTGTACCCTTCCTTGGGCAGCACTCACTTCTCATTTCACGGTGGATGAAACATCAGAAATCTTTCAGGGTCTTAAATAGTTGTGGGTGGGAATTGGGCCAGAAGTAAGATAAGGAGTCGTCCCCTGTCTTCCAGTCCCTCTGCACCCGGCTTTGCTGTCCTGCTTTTTGACACCATGACAGGACCCTACAAAAGTTTCCCTCCCCTTAGCTGCGTGGGGCTCCGCAGTAGAAACACAACCACCACCATCCCTCCTCCTAGACCAGCCCAGATTCTGAGCAGCGGCAGGAGCTGCAGGAAGATCGAATTCTTCCAGCCAATAGGAGCAAGCCACGCCCTACGGAGGGGCCTATAAAAGGCAGGTCCTGGCGACCAGTCCACACTCTGGAGTCCGAGTGTTGCAGAGAGAGGATCCTCCTTGTCGGCTTCAAGATGGACTCGGGAACTGAAGGCTCAGACCCGCACAGCCCCTCCATGCGACACCCCACTGACCAGCCGCCCTGCCAACAGAATTCCTTTAAAGAAAGGGACTCAGATGTGGCGGAGAAACCACTCGAGGGAAAAGAGGAGACATTCTCTTCCCAGTTAAGAGAGAGCTGCCCCCAGAGGCAAGGTAAGGATCAGGGCAGTTTGTGtttggaggctgggaggaggggtaggggccagggttttattttgagatagGTGATAGGAAATGTCACCCAGCCCTCAAGGGGGCTTTGAGAAATATGGCAATGGTCCCCTGGAACCATATTGCGCCGGTCCACCTTTGACACTGGCTGAACCTCAGTTGAGAGAACTGTCCACAAAGTCGGATCGAGGATGAACTAGAGTTCTGTGGCCTTCGAGGGAGGCCAGTCACCTAAACTTCCTTTTCCTCCAGGGTCAGAGCCCAAGACTGATGAGGAAAATTCCAAGGAAACTGAGCTCAAAAGAGACAGCGGCATCTCCGGATCAGGTAAGAGTTTATTGTCCTGGGGAGGAGGGACGGGACTTGGAGTAACTCAGTCTCCATGGTCAGGGAACTGGGAGCTCTGTGGCCCCCTTGCAGATCCTGGACTCTAGGGACAGCTGGGAACCTAGTTTTGGTTGCCAGCTTTGGTCCTTGTGTGTCCAGGGTGGACGCGGGTGTTGAGGCATCCTGTTGCTGGCAGTCACAAGACTCTCTTTATCCACAGAATCGGAAAGCTGCTCCAGTTGGGAGGactccaggaagaggaaaatcAGTTCGGGCGACAGCACCTGTGATGGAGCAGGTAGGATCTTGCTCTGGGCCGGAGGTGCCGACAGAAGAGCAGGTCACACACGCAGGGTGTGGGCACGGAGGGAGGAGTCTGTTGAGTGGCTGAAGTGAGGAGACTCTGGAATCCAGGGAGCATCCCATCAAGGGACGGGCGGGACGGAGCAGGAGACAGGTGGAGCTCACCCTAGGGAATGGGGGTCCCTGGGGATCCATCTGGCAGGTTGTCACCCacgtgcttcctctctctgcaggGGCCTCTCTAGCACATGAGCGCAGTGTGACTCCGCGAAGGAAGAAACGCAGGGCGCCCGGCGAGGACCGCGGCCGCGAGAGCCAGGAGCCCGCGGATGCACGTCTCAGGAGACGCGGGGCGCCCGGCGCGGGGCGCGGCCGGCGGAGCAGATGCCGGTCCCCAGGAGTCCGGCCGCCTCCCCTTCGGAAGAGGCTGGTGACCACCCTGCGCGCCCTGTCTGCGGCCATCTATCAGGACGTGGCTCGGGCGTGCGAGCGGCAGAAGCACTCCCCGCTGACCCGGGAGCAGCGCGCGGGGCTCGCGGGGCTCGGCGGGCCCCTGTACGCGGCCCTGCAGACCGTCTACACCATGGCCAACCAGGCGGCCTACGGCTTCCCTGCCGAGAGCTGGCTCGCCCCAGGCCCGCCGCCGGGCCCCGGGGCTCgcgctgggggtggaggggaagcccGGGGCCCGCCCCTCCCCGGGGCCAGAGCTAGGCTGCCCGAGCTCCGTCCGGCCCTCTGGGTGAGAACAAAACCCTGCTACGGCCCCGAGTCTCCCCGAAACCCAGCGGGGTGTGTTTTAGACACAGCGTGTCAGTGAGTGCTAGAACCCCGGGTGGTCCGAGGAAAGGTACTCGAAACATGGACTCAGAATGGGGAGATGTCGAGGTTTAAATTTCCTGTTAGGCATTTTCGTGTATTTTGAGTATCTTAGGACGGCCCAGCGTGAGTTTATACTGAgaataaatatcagggtgcaattcatatgtgtttgtgtttaaGGTGTAGCGAAGTAAGCATACTTATATCATCCCCTTTGACCCTGAAAAGGCTGTAAGTCTTTGGCAGGACTGAGACCACAGGCCCAGGGTAGCATTCTGTGGGGAGAGATGGCTCTATTGTTCAGTTTGATTAAATCATGGTGAAGTCACCAGGTCATTTTCTCTCGCTTTTcaactattttatataaaacctgagtcaaaatatattaatgttgttgaccatatgtatttattcttaCAGCTGGTGCATATTATAtgcctaattttaaattttcttctattttatagaCTTCAAGTTATCCTATTTATGAGAGGATATTTAATGTAGATAgccattttttatatattttattttatatagtttcctatttgtattttataCTGGGATCATTGCAGTCTTTCATCATATAAATGTATCTaattttatgtaagaaaaataaacatttttgggTATTGTCTTTGGTTCATAATTTCCATATTACatgtgatgaaataaaaattcatacttCTCATGTATCCTACTTATCCAGATGGAGTTTGTTTTCTGGCTGGTGTGGGTTAGGAGGCTGCTTTCTCTTCACCTCTACTGCATTTCCACCTTGACTTTCCTCCACCAAGCAGCTCTTATTGGAGGTAGGGGGTGGGAGTTAATCATCCCAATCAATGGGGCGATTCAATGATAATACATTACAAAGCAATCTGAACCCACAACAtggcttcaaaatatataaaacaaatgccTGCATATGTACAAAAATTACAATTTGCAAGTTATATTTGGGGGTTGGGGATGCACTTACAAAaggatcaaaaaataaaattttaaaatagtaatacaaCAAAGTAAAATCGAAATAAAATATCGGaataaatccaataaaaatgTATCAACTGTATATGAGAAACcatataaaatttctgaaatatatgaAAGCAGACATCCACAAATGTAATCACATCACTGTTCTCGGGTAGGACAACTCCATATTATCAAACACCAATCCCTAAGCTAATTATATGAACTGAATTTGGTCCTGATAGAGATACCATCAGTTACTCATTGGAGCCAGGCATGTTACTGAAAAAAACcctacagataaaaatacaaataaggatAGGCaagaaaactctgaaaaagaaaaaaaaaatgaggatgaagTTTTAGTCaagcaagatgaataagctcCAGAGATCTGTATAATATTGTACAGATAGGCATCAGTgtattgcacacttaaaaatccatgaagaggtggggcgcctgggtggcacagcggttaagcgtctgccttcggctcagggcatgatcccggcgttatgggatcgagccccacatcaggctcctccgctatgagcctgcttcttcctctcccactccccctgtgttccctctctcgctggctttctctatctctgtcgaatgaataaattaaaatcttttaaaaaaaaatccatgaagagggtagatctcatgttacacgttctgaaaaataaagaaaaacgaGGAAAAAATAAGGCTAGCTAGCTCTATGAAGCATGTCGTTTCTTGAATAAGATCAGtagagataaaaattcaaaaataggcCAAAGTATTCGAGAAAGTGAATAAGCAAGAAAATCTTGGGGATGACATCATTCATACTTGGGGTTTGGGAACTTGATATTACCATCACAAAGGTAAGAAACTGATTTACTCTCCACATCCTATAACAAGGTGAAGGTCCAATGAAAAATACAAAcggatgacaaaaaaaaaaaaagcctcttttcAATACAGACTCTGCCTattaaattgaaatagaaaatacacacCAACTCCCTCCTGCTGCCAGGACAGTGGGCTCCTTGTGAAGGTCATGGCAGCCAATACACgtgggagggaggcagtgagATCCTAAGATACGGGTTTGTGGTTCTGTGACCTCCCCTCCCTTCAGAACTGCAATAATCATTTCACCTGCAGTGGCAGTGAGAGGTCAGGCTTGGGGAACTGAGAATATCGTTGAAAAACTTTTCCCCCAGGTGCTACTTGccaaaaaagaattacaaattcCAACTTAGCATCTGTCAAGTGTTTGGGAGAGCTGGCTCTCTTTTCCAAAAGCCCTGGAGGTAGACAAGGATCGGGCAGGGCAGGAAATGCTGAGGTCCGATAGGTGAGGGACTATTAGTGAAACACCTGAATTTCACTGGATTCTCTGCCCAGATTTGTTTCTTCAACTCATTTATACTATTTTACACTTTGTGCTATAATTCCATACTAAGAAATTCTACCCAAAATAGAGTTCTTTCTAATATTCAGACCACTCAGATGCCCTATCATTTAAGTTATAAGcatagaaatgaaatcaaagtACCCGAAAAGGATTTGCAGttaaaatcaaagagaagaaCATGTGGATGATAATTTACA
It contains:
- the LOC117795106 gene encoding protein FRG2-like-1, whose product is MLFIDMEETLLTSPDSEQRQELQEDRILPANRSKPRPTEGPIKGRSWRPVHTLESECCRERILLVGFKMDSGTEGSDPHSPSMRHPTDQPPCQQNSFKERDSDVAEKPLEGKEETFSSQLRESCPQRQGSEPKTDEENSKETELKRDSGISGSESESCSSWEDSRKRKISSGDSTCDGAGASLAHERSVTPRRKKRRAPGEDRGRESQEPADARLRRRGAPGAGRGRRSRCRSPGVRPPPLRKRLVTTLRALSAAIYQDVARACERQKHSPLTREQRAGLAGLGGPLYAALQTVYTMANQAAYGFPAESWLAPGPPPGPGARAGGGGEARGPPLPGARARLPELRPALWVRTKPCYGPESPRNPAGCVLDTACQ